The following coding sequences are from one Rhinoraja longicauda isolate Sanriku21f chromosome 37, sRhiLon1.1, whole genome shotgun sequence window:
- the LOC144610617 gene encoding volume-regulated anion channel subunit LRRC8C-like, whose protein sequence is MIPVTELSYFGEQDPAFKILKPWWDVFAEYLTLLMVLVSMFGGALQVKTKEVICHFQVSNGQILCIPVPEGLSIQERQWNNSILEGLKLNVLASGFQTGLDVQQYYLINQWCYDNAVIWFSKYFPYLVLLHSLIFLISSNFWFKFPGTSSKIEHFITVLGKCLDSPWTTKALSETVYEDPLKGDFSESLSQEITFSNDVHIGDKVSLLSKGSSQVLKSAGGIMVDNSSMKILDKKEGEQAKSLFEKVKKFRLHTEEGDILYTMYLNQTIVRTVQSVVILVYISIFIPQMCNNIHCVDALHITGFTDFFCIHGLWRMFQMLSLLYITAIVLYSCTCLYTLHWILYYKLKEYSFENVRVETGMDDIPDVRNDFAFLLHLIDQYDKLYARKFAVFLSDVSENKLLQLNLNHEWTQERLKQRLITNMENKVEMHLFMMPGIPIQVYDLTEIEVLKLELIKGVAISAAISNLKMMKEMWLYNCSVKVERQALLFLKENLITLRVRFGIADEIPPWIFTLKNLHELYIEGQLQTDSKISTALQMFCELPKIDTLHLKTNITKLPNAILDMANHLLCLVIHNEGVKITSLTNIKKLFGLTLLRLLHCNLERIPSAIFSLTNLQELDLKDNNLSSTEELASCQNLRKLICLRLWHNNITSIPVHIAKIPKLEMLYLNKNKIEFLPPSLFKLTKLLFLDVSHNHISKIPPDIDQLVELQHFAIECNKVTELPENLFSCTKLRVLNISHNNLTFLSPSIGRLRQLQLLDLKANKLDKLPIELGQCVCLRRNQLCVEDDIFKTLPLEVREQIENMS, encoded by the exons ATGATTCCAGTGACAGAACTATCATATTTTGGGGAACAAGACCCAGCATTCAAAATCCTGAAGCCCTGGTGGGATGTATTTGCAGAATATCTGACCCTTCTAATGGTTTTGGTGTCAATGTTTGGAGGAGCACTGCAGGTAAAAACGAAGGA AGTGATTTGTCATTTTCAGGTATCAAATGGGCAGATTCTGTGTATTCCAGTGCCAGAGGGCCTCTCTATTCAGGAACGTCAATGGAACAACTCCATTTTGGAAGGGCTTAAGCTTAATGTGCTTGCTTCCGGATTCCAGACTGGCCTAGATGTTCAGCAGTACTATCTGATTAATCAGTGGTGCTATGATAATGCAGTGATATGGTTTTCCAAGTATTTCCCTTATCTGGTGCTTCTACATTCTTTAATATTCCTCATCAGCAGCAACTTCTGGTTCAAGTTTCCTGGCACAAGTTCTAAGATAGAGCATTTTATTACTGTCCTTGGGAAATGCCTTGACTCACCATGGACCACCAAAGCACTGTCAGAAACTGTCTATGAGGA TCCACTGAAAGGTGACTTTTCTGAATCGTTGTCACAAGAGATTACATTCAGTAACGACGTTCATATAGGAGATAAGGTTTCTCTTTTGTCCAAAGGCTCCTCACAAGTTCTGAAGTCTGCTGGTGGCATTATGGTAGACAACTCCTCAATGAAAATTTTGGATAAAAAGGAAGGTGAGCAGGCCAAATCCCTCTTTGAAAAAGTGAAGAAGTTTCGCCTGCATACAGAAGAGGGAGACATTCTCTATACAATGTACTTGAATCAGACCATTGTCCGCACTGTGCAAAGTGTAGTCATTCTTGTCTACATCAGCATTTTCATTCCTCAGATGTGTAACAACATCCACTGTGTCGATGCACTGCACATCACGGGGTTCACTGACTTCTTCTGCATTCATGGCTTATGGAGAATGTTCCAAATGTTATCCTTGTTGTACATAACTGCAATAGTCTTGTATAGTTGCACGTGTCTCTACACACTGCATTGGATATTGTATTATAAATTGAAAGAGTATTCATTTGAAAATGTGAGAGTTGAAACTGGGATGGATGATATCCCGGACGTGAGAAACGACTTTGCATTCTTGCTTCATCTCATTGACCAGTATGACAAACTCTACGccaggaaatttgcagtgttcctGTCGGACGTGAGTGAAAATAAACTTCTCCAGCTCAATCTGAACCATGAGTGGACTCAGGAACGACTAAAGCAGCGTCTCATCACAAACATGGAGAACAAGGTTGAAATGCATCTCTTCATGATGCCTGGGATCCCCATCCAGGTTTATGACCTGACAGAGATTGAAGTGTTAAAGCTGGAGCTCATCAAAGGTGTTGCCATTTCTGCTGCCATCTCCAATCTGAAAATGATGAAGGAAATGTGGTTGTACAACTGCTCGGTTAAGGTGGAAAGGCAGGCACTATTATTCCTAAAGGAGAACTTGATAACTCTGCGCGTGCGATTTGGTATTGCTGATGAAATACCACCGTGGATATTCACCTTGAAGAATTTGCACGAACTCTACATCGAAGGGCAACTGCAAACAGACAGTAAAATCTCCACTGCCCTGCAGATGTTTTGTGAGCTGCCCAAAATAGATACCTTGCATCTGAAGACCAATATAACCAAGCTTCCAAATGCAATTTTAGACATGGCGAATCACCTATTGTGCTTGGTAATTCACAACGAAGGGGTCAAAATAACATCACTTACAAACATAAAGAAGCTCTTTGGCCTAACTCTGCTGAGGTTGCTCCACTGCAACCTGGAAAGAATTCCCAGCGccatcttcagtctgacgaaCCTACAGGAACTGGACCTTAAAGATAACAACCTAAGCTCAACAGAAGAGCTCGCCAGTTGCCAAAACCTCCGGAAGCTCATCTGCCTAAGGTTGTGGCATAACAATATCACTTCCATTCCTGTTCACATTGCCAAAATTCCAAAACTGGAAATGCTGTATCTCAATAAGAACAAGATTGAGTTCCTGCCCCCAAGTCTATTTAAACTAACAAAACTACTCTTCCTAGATGTTTCCCATAATCACATTTCAAAGATCCCTCCTGATATCGACCAGCTAGTAGAGTTGCAACATTTTGCTATCGAATGCAATAAAGTGACTGAACTTCCCGAAAATCTTTTCTCCTGCACCAAACTCCGGGTTCTGAACATTTCGCACAATAACCtgacttttctctctccctctattgGACGTCTACGACAACTGCAACTCCTCGATCTTAAAGCCAACAAATTGGATAAGCTTCCAATCGAACTAGGACAGTGTGTCTGTCTCCGGAGAAACCAACTCTGTGTCGAGGATGACATTTTTAAAACATTGCCTCTGGAAGtcagggagcagatagaaaatATGTCATGA